A portion of the Haemophilus influenzae genome contains these proteins:
- the clpX gene encoding ATP-dependent protease ATP-binding subunit ClpX has translation MTDKDKDLHCSFCGKEKGEVDKLISGTDGYICNECIELCHSMLEESHDKNLEESAVENEEKLPTPHEIRAHLDDYVIGQDYAKKVLSVAVYNHYKRLRTNYESNDVELGKSNILLIGPTGSGKTLLAQTLARRLNVPFAMADATTLTEAGYVGEDVENVLQKLLQNCEYDTEKAEKGIIYIDEIDKISRKSEGASITRDVSGEGVQQALLKLIEGTIASIPPQGGRKHPQQEMVKLDTSKILFICGGAFSGLDKIIDKRAQTSTSIGFNAKVEKDEKQQSLSELFRQVEPDDLMKFGLIPEFIGRLPMIAPLSELDEDALIQILTKPKNALIKQYQALFGLEKVELDFTPEALKAMAKKALERKTGARGLRSIVEAVLLDTMYDLPSLENLQKVIVDESTIVDNLAPKLEY, from the coding sequence ATGACAGACAAAGATAAAGATTTGCACTGCTCTTTTTGCGGAAAGGAAAAAGGCGAAGTAGATAAATTAATTTCTGGCACAGACGGTTATATTTGTAATGAATGTATTGAACTTTGTCACTCAATGCTTGAAGAAAGTCATGATAAAAATTTAGAGGAAAGTGCGGTAGAAAATGAAGAAAAATTACCAACGCCTCACGAAATTCGCGCTCATCTAGATGATTATGTTATTGGTCAAGATTATGCGAAAAAAGTGCTTTCTGTGGCAGTTTATAATCATTATAAACGCTTGCGAACTAACTATGAAAGCAATGATGTAGAGCTTGGTAAAAGTAATATTTTACTTATAGGCCCTACAGGTAGCGGAAAAACGTTACTTGCGCAAACATTAGCTCGTCGTTTAAATGTACCCTTTGCGATGGCGGATGCAACCACATTAACGGAAGCTGGTTATGTGGGGGAAGATGTGGAGAATGTGTTACAGAAACTTTTGCAAAATTGTGAATACGATACTGAAAAAGCAGAGAAAGGCATTATTTATATTGATGAAATTGATAAAATTAGCCGTAAATCGGAAGGCGCATCAATTACTCGAGATGTTTCAGGAGAGGGGGTGCAACAGGCTTTATTAAAACTTATTGAAGGTACAATCGCTTCCATTCCACCTCAAGGCGGTCGTAAACATCCACAACAAGAAATGGTAAAATTGGATACGTCTAAAATTCTCTTTATTTGCGGCGGTGCATTTTCAGGATTAGATAAAATTATTGATAAACGCGCTCAAACCAGTACGAGTATTGGTTTTAATGCCAAAGTTGAAAAAGATGAAAAACAACAATCTCTTTCTGAATTATTCCGTCAAGTTGAACCTGATGATTTGATGAAATTTGGTTTAATTCCAGAATTTATCGGACGCTTGCCAATGATTGCCCCATTAAGTGAATTAGACGAAGATGCGCTGATACAAATTCTCACAAAACCAAAAAACGCATTAATTAAACAATATCAAGCCTTATTTGGATTGGAAAAAGTAGAATTGGATTTCACACCAGAAGCATTAAAAGCAATGGCGAAAAAAGCACTCGAAAGAAAAACGGGTGCGCGTGGCTTACGTTCTATCGTAGAAGCAGTGTTGTTAGATACAATGTATGATCTACCGTCTCTTGAGAATTTACAAAAAGTTATCGTTGATGAATCGACAATTGTAGATAATCTTGCACCAAAATTAGAATATTAG
- the clpP gene encoding ATP-dependent Clp endopeptidase proteolytic subunit ClpP, which yields MSSFNEKGKKMSVIPMVVEQTSRGERSYDIYSRLLKERVIFLSGEVEDRMANLIVAQLLFLESEDPTKDINIYINSPGGSVTAGMAIYDTMQFIKPDIRTLCIGQACSMGAFLLAGGTAGKRAALPNARVMIHQPLGGFRGQASDIQIHAQEILKIKHTLNDRLAFHTGQSIERIEKDTDRDNFMSAEEAQAYGLVDEVLVKR from the coding sequence ATTAGCAGTTTTAATGAAAAAGGTAAGAAAATGAGTGTAATTCCTATGGTCGTTGAACAGACTTCGCGTGGCGAACGTTCGTACGACATTTATTCCCGTTTATTAAAAGAACGTGTGATTTTCCTAAGTGGAGAAGTGGAAGATCGTATGGCAAATTTAATTGTGGCACAGCTTCTTTTTTTAGAATCGGAAGATCCAACTAAAGACATCAATATTTATATCAACTCTCCAGGCGGTTCTGTGACCGCAGGTATGGCAATTTACGACACAATGCAATTTATTAAGCCAGATATTCGCACTCTTTGTATTGGTCAGGCTTGTTCAATGGGCGCATTCTTACTTGCTGGCGGAACCGCTGGCAAACGAGCTGCGTTACCCAATGCGCGAGTGATGATCCATCAACCTTTGGGTGGTTTCCGTGGTCAAGCATCGGATATTCAAATTCACGCACAAGAAATTTTGAAAATTAAACACACCTTAAATGATCGTTTAGCATTCCATACTGGACAAAGTATTGAGCGTATTGAGAAAGATACCGACCGCGATAATTTTATGTCAGCTGAAGAAGCACAAGCGTATGGTTTGGTGGATGAAGTCTTGGTTAAACGTTAA
- the tig gene encoding trigger factor has translation MSLNIETTQGLERRVAITVPTEIVSKAVREEFKRAAKNVRVDGFRKGHVPAHIIEQRFGASIRQDVLNDLLPRHFFDAVIAEKINIAGRPTFAIETFEEGKDLVFTATFEVYPEVKLQGLENIKVEKPTVEITEADIDKMIDVLRKQQATWAESQDVVKADDRVTIDFVGSVDGEEFEGGKATDFVLFMGQGRMIPGFEEGIVGHKAGEQFDIDVTFPAEYHAENLKGKAAKFAITLKKIENMVLPELTDEFVAKFGPNTKSVADLRAEIRKNMERELKNALVSRVKQQVINGLIEQNPIDVPASAVEEEINVLRNQAAQRFGGNAQQTAQLPRELFEAEATRRVQVGLLFSEVIKSNELKADEERAKAMIADIASAYEQPAEVVEYYSKNEELMNNIRNVVLEEQAVDAVLAKAQVTEKVSSFDEIMNPQAY, from the coding sequence ATGTCATTAAATATTGAAACAACTCAAGGTTTAGAACGCCGCGTAGCGATTACCGTTCCAACTGAAATTGTCTCTAAAGCCGTTCGTGAAGAATTTAAACGTGCTGCAAAAAATGTGCGCGTAGATGGTTTCCGTAAAGGCCATGTGCCTGCCCATATCATTGAACAACGTTTTGGTGCGTCAATTCGTCAAGATGTATTAAACGATTTATTACCACGTCATTTTTTTGATGCTGTTATTGCAGAAAAAATTAATATTGCAGGTCGTCCAACTTTTGCTATTGAAACTTTTGAAGAAGGTAAAGACTTAGTTTTCACTGCCACTTTCGAGGTTTATCCAGAAGTTAAATTACAAGGTTTAGAAAATATTAAAGTTGAAAAACCAACTGTTGAAATCACGGAAGCTGACATTGATAAAATGATTGATGTGTTACGTAAACAACAAGCTACTTGGGCTGAAAGTCAAGATGTTGTAAAGGCAGATGATCGTGTCACTATTGATTTTGTTGGCTCTGTAGATGGCGAAGAATTTGAAGGTGGTAAAGCTACTGACTTCGTATTATTTATGGGTCAAGGTCGTATGATTCCAGGTTTTGAAGAAGGAATTGTTGGTCATAAAGCAGGTGAGCAATTTGATATTGATGTGACTTTCCCAGCGGAATACCACGCAGAAAACTTGAAAGGTAAAGCAGCAAAATTTGCGATTACTTTGAAAAAAATCGAAAATATGGTGTTGCCTGAATTAACAGATGAATTTGTTGCTAAATTTGGCCCTAATACTAAGTCTGTTGCTGATTTGCGTGCAGAAATCCGTAAAAATATGGAACGTGAATTGAAAAATGCGTTAGTTTCTCGTGTTAAACAACAAGTAATCAATGGTTTAATTGAACAAAATCCGATTGATGTGCCAGCTTCTGCAGTAGAAGAAGAAATTAATGTATTACGCAATCAAGCAGCTCAACGTTTTGGCGGTAATGCACAACAAACTGCACAGTTACCACGTGAATTATTTGAAGCGGAAGCAACTCGTCGTGTGCAAGTGGGTTTATTATTCTCTGAAGTGATTAAATCTAATGAATTAAAAGCTGATGAAGAACGCGCTAAAGCAATGATTGCAGATATTGCATCAGCTTACGAGCAGCCAGCAGAAGTTGTGGAATATTACAGTAAAAACGAAGAGTTAATGAATAATATTCGCAATGTTGTATTGGAAGAACAAGCTGTTGATGCAGTACTTGCAAAAGCACAAGTAACAGAAAAAGTTTCTTCATTCGATGAAATTATGAATCCACAAGCATACTAA